In the Girardinichthys multiradiatus isolate DD_20200921_A chromosome 4, DD_fGirMul_XY1, whole genome shotgun sequence genome, one interval contains:
- the copb1 gene encoding coatomer subunit beta — protein MTAAENVCYTLINVASDSEPPSEVSLKIDLEKGEIKAKTEALKKVIIMILNGEKLPGLLMTIIRFVLPLQDHTIKKLLLVFWEIVPKTTPDGKLLQEMILVCDAYRKDLQHPNEFIRGSTLRFLCKLKESELLEPLMPAIRACLEHRHSYVRRNAVLAIYTIYRNFEHLIPDAPELIHDFLVNEKDASCKRNAFMMLIHADQDRALDYLSTCIDQVHTFGDILQLVIVELIYKVCHANPSERARFIRCIYNLLQSSSPAVKYEAAGTLVTLSSAPTAIKAAAQCYIDLIIKESDNNVKLIVLDRLIELKDHPTHERVLQDLVMDILRVLTTPDLEVRKKTLQLALDLVSSRNVEELVIVLKKEVIKTNNVTEHEDTDKYRQLLVRTLHSCSVRFPDMAANVIPVLMEFLSDTNEAAAADVLEFVREAIQRFDNLRPLIIEKMLEVFHAIKTVKIYRGALWILGEYCSTKEDIQNVMTEVRRSLGEIPIVENEIKKEAGELKPEDEVSAAPAQKLVTEMGTYVTQSALSSSRPSKKEEDRPPLRGFLMDGDFFVGASLATTLTKLALRYVAIVQDKKKQNSFVAEAMLIMVTVLHLGKSSLPKKPITDDDVERISLCLKVLSECSPLMNDIFNKECRRSLSHMLTVRLEEEKLSQKKESEKRNVTVQADDPISFMQLTAKNEMTSKEDQFQLSLLAAMGNTQRKEAADPLASKLNKVTQLTGFSDPVYAEAYVHVNQYDIVLDVLVVNQTSDTLQNCTLELATLGDLKLVEKPSPLTLAPHDFANIKANVKVASTENGIIFGNIVYDVSGAASDRNCVVLSDIHIDIMDYIQPASCTDAEFRQMWAEFEWENKVTVNTNIIDLNEYLQHILRSTNMKCLTPEKALSGFCGFMAANLYARSIFGEDALANVSIEKPIHLGPDAPVNGHIRIRAKSQGMALSLGDKINLSQKKANI, from the exons ATGACGGCTGCAGAAAATGTTTGTTACACTTTGATCAATGTTGCCTCTGACTCGGAGCCCCCTTCTGAAGTCAGCTTAAAAATAGATTTAG aaaagggagagaTCAAAGCAAAAACCGAAGCCCTGAAGAAGGTCATCATCATGATCCTGAATGGTGAGAAGTTGCCTGGACTGCTGATGACCATTATTCGCTTTGTGCTGCCACTTCAAGACCACACCATAAAAAAGCTGCTGCTGGTTTTCTGGGAGATTGTTCCCAAAACAACTCCAGATGGCAAGCTGCTTCAGGAAATGATCCTGGTCTGTGATGCTTACAGGAAG gACCTGCAGCATCCCAATGAGTTCATCCGTGGCTCCACTCTCCGTTTCCTGTGCAAGctgaaggagtctgagcttctTGAGCCTCTAATGCCGGCTATCCGGGCCTGCTTGGAGCACCGTCATAGTTACGTCCGCCGAAATGCTGTCCTGGCCATTTATACCATCTATAG gaactttgaacatctcatccCAGACGCTCCAGAGTTGATCCATGATTTTCTTGTCAATGAAAAAGATGCCAGCTGTAAGAGAAATGCTTTCATGATGCTGATTCATGCAGATCAG GATCGAGCTCTGGATTACCTCAGCACATGTATTGATCAAGTTCACACTTTTGGTGACATCCTGCAGCTGGTCATTGTGGAGCTGATTTACAAG GTTTGCCATGCTAACCCATCGGAGCGGGCCCGTTTTATCCGTTGCATCTACAACTTGCTGCAGTCTTCTAGCCCAGCTGTTAAGTATGAAGCTGCTGGGACTCTTGTAACTCTCTCCAGTGCTCCCACAGCCATTAAG GCTGCTGCACAGTGTTACATTGATTTGATCATTAAGGAGAGCGACAACAATGTCAAACTGATTGTTCTCGATCGTCTGATTGAACTGAAGGATCATCCAACTCACGAGCGCGTACTTCAG GACCTTGTAATGGACATCCTGCGTGTTCTCACCACTCCTGACCTGGAAGTCAGAAAGAAGACCTTACAGCTGGCTCTGGACCTTGTCTCATCTCGTAATGTGGAGGAG TTGGTGATTGTTCTGAAGAAGGAGGTGATTAAAACGAACAATGTAACAGAACACGAAGACACTGATAAGTACAGACAGCTCCTGGTTCGCACTCTCCACTCGTGCAGCGTGCGCTTCCCTGACATGGCAGCTAACGTCATACCTGTG CTGATGGAATTCCTGAGTGACACTAATGAGGCAGCTGCTGCTGATGTGCTGGAGTTTGTGAGGGAGGCCATCCAGAGGTTTGACAACTTAAGACCTCTGATCATTGAGAAGATGCTGGAAGTGTTTCATGCCATCAAAACTGTCAA GATTTACAGGGGAGCACTTTGGATCTTAGGAGAATACTGTAGCACTAAGGAAGACATCCAGAATGTGATGACTGAAGTACGCAGGTCTCTGGGAGAG ATCCCGATAGTAGAGAATGAGATAAAGAAAGAAGCAGGCGAGctgaagccagaggatgaggtaAGTGCAGCTCCAGCTCAGAAGTTGGTGACAGAGATGGGGACCTATGTGACACAGAGCGCCCTGAGCTCCTCCaggccttcaaagaaagaagagGACAG ACCACCACTCCGAGGATTCCTTATGGATGGAGACTTCTTTGTGGGAGCTTCCTTGGCCACAACACTCACCAAATTGGCCCTGCGTTATGTTGCAATTGTTcaagacaaaaagaaacaaaat TCGTTTGTTGCTGAAGCCATGCTGATCATGGTCACCGTGCTGCACCTGGGCAAGTCCTCCCTGCCCAAGAAGCCAATTACAGATGATGATGTGGAGCGCATCTCATTGTGCCTGAAGGTTCTGTCAGAATGCTCACCGCTTATGAATGACATTTTCAACAAGGAGTGCCGCAGATCCCTGTCGCATATGCTCACCGTcaggctggaggaggagaagctGTCACAGAAG AAAGAATCCGAGAAACGAAACGTGACGGTGCAAGCGGACGACCCGATCTCCTTCATGCAGCTCACAGCCAAAAACGAGATGACCTCCAAGGAGGATCAGTTTCAGCTCAGCCTGCTGGCTGCCATGGGTAACACTCAGAGGAAGGAGGCTGCGGACCCGCTAGCTTCAAAACTCAACAAG GTGACCCAGCTGACTGGCTTCTCAGACCCAGTGTATGCTGAAGCCTATGTCCATGTTAACCAGTATGACATTGTGCTGGACGTGCTGGTGGTCAACCAAACAAGCGACACTCTTCAGAACTGCACTCTTGAGTTGGCCACTTTAG GGGATCTCAAGTTGGTTGAAAAACCTTCACCTCTGACTCTGGCCCCTCATGATTTTGCAAACATTAAGGCTAATGTCAAGGTAGCCTCTACTGAGAATGGGATTATATTCGGCAACATTG TCTATGATGTGTCTGGAGCTGCTAGCGACAGGAACTGCGTTGTCCTTAGCGACATTCATATTGACATCATGGATTACATCCAGCCGGCCTCCTGCACAGATGCAGAGTTCAGACAGATGTGGGCGGAGTTTGAGTGGGAAAACAAG GTGACAGTAAACACCAACATCATTGATCTCAATGAATATCTACAGCATATCCTCAGGTCTACTAACATGAAGTGTTTGACACCTGAAAAG GCACTCTCTGGCTTTTGCGGCTTCATGGCTGCCAACCTGTATGCTCGCTCCATCTTTGGAGAAGATGCTCTGGCTAATGTCAGCATCGAGAAGCCCATCCACCTGGGGCCTGACGCACCCGTCAACGGACACATACGCATCCGGGCCAAAAGTCAG GGAATGGCCCTGAGCCTTGGTGATAAGATCAACCTATCTCAAAAAAAGGCTAATATCTGA